A part of Prionailurus viverrinus isolate Anna chromosome E1, UM_Priviv_1.0, whole genome shotgun sequence genomic DNA contains:
- the CAMTA2 gene encoding calmodulin-binding transcription activator 2 isoform X1 codes for MAAAAVTRGTPGDSPSPRPLRPGVILPPGALNMNTKDTTEVAENSHHLKIFLPKKLLECLPRCPLLPPERLRWNTNEEIASYLITFEKHDEWLSCAPKTRPQNGSIILYNRKKVKYRKDGYLWKKRKDGKTTREDHMKLKVQGMEPVSWQCLYGCYVHSSIVPTFHRRCYWLLQNPDIVLVHYLNVPALEDCGKGCSPMFCSISGDRREWLKWPREELLGQLKPMFHGIKWSCGNGTEEFSVEQLVQQILDSHPTKPAPRTHACLCSGGLGSGSLTHKCSSTKHRIISPKVEPRALTLTSVSHPHPPEPPPLIAPLPPELPKAHTSPSSSSSSSSSSSGFAEPLEIRPSPPTSRGASSRGGTAILLLTGLEQRTGGLTPTRHLAPQADPRPSVSLAVVVGSEPPAPPAPPSPAFDPDRFLNSPQRGQTYGGGQGVSPDFPEAEAAHTPCPALEPAAALEPQAAARGPPPPPGAGGRRGNRFFIQDDGSGEELKAQGAAPPAPSPPPSPPPSPAPLEPAGRGGRGEALFGGAAGASELEPFGLSSFPDLMGELISDEAPGAPAPAAPLSPALSSITDFSPEWSYPEGGVKVLITGPWTEAAEHYSCVFDHIAVPGSLVQPGVLRCYCPAHEVGLVSLQVAGREGPLSTSVLFEYRARRFLSLPSTQLDWLSLDDNQFRMSILERLEQMEKRMADLAAAGQAPCRSPAVPPIQDEGQGPGFEARVVVLVESMIPRSTWRGPERLAHGSPFRGMSLLHLAAAQGYARLIETLSQWRSVGTGSLDLEQEADPLNVDHFSCTPLMWACALGHLEAAVLLFRWNRQALSIPDSLGRLPLSVAQSRGHVRLARCLEELQRQEASLEPPLALSPPSSSPDTGLSGVSSPSELSDGTFSVTSAYSSAPDGSPPPAPLPASEIPMEETVPGQLSTGAPEAPLFLMDCETTNSQRPAPSPPPLRPTTEGGTAPEEADGPLAVDVIPVDMISLAKQIIDATPERIKREDFTGLPEAGAPMRERTGALGLSETMSWLASYLENVDHFPSSAPPSELPFERGRLAVPPAPSWAEFLSASASGKMESDFALLTLSDHEQRELYEAARVIQTAFRKYKGRRLKEQQEVAAAVIQRCYRKYKQFALYKKMTQAAILIQSKFRSYYEQKRFQQSRRAAVLIQQHYRSYRRRPAGSLPARTSRGSFLTKKQDQAARKIMRFLRRCRHRMRELKQNQELEGLPQPGLAT; via the exons ATGGCCGCTGCCGCCGTCACCCGCGGGACCCCGGGAG actccccctccccccggcctcTCAGGCCGGGGGTGATCTTGCCCCCTGGAGCCCTCAACATGAATACCAAGGACACCACCGAGGTTGCTG AGAACAGCCACCACCTGAAGATCTTTCTCCCCAAGAAGCTGCTGGAGTGTCTTCCTCGCTGTCCGCTGCTGCCTCCAGAGCGGCTTCGCTGGAATACAAATGAG GAGATTGCGTCCTATTTGATCACCTTTGAGAAGCATGACGAGTGGCTGTCCTGTGCCCCAAAGACAAG GCCTCAGAACGGCTCCATTATCCTCTACAACCGCAAGAAGGTGAAGTACCGGAAGGATGGTTACCTCTGGAAGAAGCGCAAGGACGGGAAGACCACCCGCGAGGACCACATGAAGCTGAAAGTCCAGGGCATGGAG cctgtctCCTGGCAGTGTCTCTATGGCTGCTACGTTCACTCTTCCATCGTCCCCACATTCCATCGGCGCTGTTACTGGCTGCTCCAG AACCCTGACATCGTGCTTGTGCACTACCTGAACGTCCCAGCTCTGGAGGACTGCGGAAAGGGCTGCAGCCCCATGTTTTGCTCCATCAGCGGCGACCGTCGCGAGTGGCTGAAGTGGCCCCGGGAGGAGCTGCTGGGGCAGCTGAAGCCCATGT TTCACGGCATCAAGTGGAGCTGTGGGAACGGCACAGAGGAGTTCTCCGTAGAGCAGCTGGTGCAGCAGATCCTGGACAGCCACCCGACCAAGCCCGCACCCCGAACCCACGCCTGCCTCTGCAGTGGAGGCCTCG GTTCCGGGAGCCTCACCCACAAATGCAGCAGCACGAAACACCGCATCATCTCTCCCAAAGTGGAGCCCCGAGCTTTAACCCTGAcctctgtctcccacccccacccccctgagcCTCCTCCGCTGATCGCCCCTCTTCCCCCAGAGCTCCCCAAGGCACAtacttccccttcttcttcctcctcctcttcctcctcttcctcaggcTTTGCGGAACCCCTAGAGATCAGACCTAGCCCACCCACCTCTCGAGGGGCGTCATCCAGAGGAGGCACTGCAATCCTCCTCCTGACGGGACTGGAGCAGCGCACTGGGGGCTTGACGCCCACCAGGCACTTGGCCCCCCAGGCTGACCCCAGGCCTTCCGTGAGCTTGGCCGTAGTTGTAGGTTCCgagccccctgccccaccagctCCTCCCAGCCCTGCTTTCGACCCCGATCGTTTTCTCAACAGCCCCCAGAGGGGCCAGACATACGGAGGGGGCCAGGGGGTGAGCCCGGACTTCCCCGAGGCAGAGGCCGCCcacaccccctgccctgccctagAACCCGCTGCTGCCCTGGAGCCCCAGGCGGCTGCTCGGGGTCCCCCTCCACCGCCAGGAGCAGGTGGGAGAAGAGGAAACCGTTTCTTTATTCAAGATGACGGTAGCGGGGAGGAGCTCAAGGCCCAGGGGGCTGCCCCACCCGCACCTTCACCCCCTCCTTCGCCCCCACCTTCACCTGCCCCCTTGGAGCCagcaggcaggggaggcagaggggaggcctTGTTTGGAGGAGCTGCTGGGGCCAGCGAACTGGAGCCCTTCGGTCTCTCGTCATTCCCTGACCTCATGGGAGAGCTCATCAGCGACGAGgctccaggcgcccctgccccagCCGCCCCGCTCTCTCCTGCTCTTAGCAGCATCACGGACTTCTCCCCAGAGTGGTCCTACCCGGAG GGTGGGGTCAAGGTGCTCATCACAGGTCCCTGGACTGAGGCCGCCGAGCATTACTCCTGTGTCTTTGATCACATCGCGGTGCCAGGCTCACTCGTCCAGCCTGGCGTCTTGCGCTGCTACTGTCCTG cccatGAGGTGGGGCTGGTGTCTTTGCAGGTGGCGGGGCGGGAGGGGCCCCTTTCCACCTCTGTGCTCTTTGAGTATCGAGCCCGCCGATTCCTGTCACTGCCTAGTACTCAGCTTGACTGGTTGTCTCTGGACG ACAACCAGTTCCGGATGTCCATCCTGGAGCGGCTGGAGCAGATGGAGAAACGGATGGCCGACCTGGCAGCAGCCGGGCAGGCTCCCTGCCGCAGTCCTGCCGTGCCTCCGATTCAG GACGAAGGCCAGGGACCCGGGTTCGAGGCCCGTGTGGTGGTCTTGGTAGAGAGCATGATCCCTCGCTCCACCTGGAGGGGTCCTGAACGTCTGGCCCACGGAAGCCCCTTCCGGGGCATGAGCCTCCTGCACCTGGCTGCCGCCCAGGGCTACGCCCGCCTCATCGAGACCCTGAGCCAGTGGcg GAGCGTGGGGACAGGGAGCCTGGACTTAGAGCAAGAGGCTGACCCGCTCAACGTGGACCACTTCTCTTGCACCCCTCTG ATGTGGGCCTGTGCTCTGGGACACCTGGAAGCCGCCGTGCTCCTCTTCCGCTGGAACAGACAGGCGCTGAGCATTCCCGACTCACTGGGCCGGCTGCCCCTGTCCGTGGCACAGTCCCGGGGCCACGTGCGCCTCGCCCGCTGCCTGGAAGAGCTGCAGAGACAGGAAGCTTCGCTGGAGCCCCCACTTGCCCTGTcgcccccctcctccagcccagaCACTG GGCTGAGCGGGGTCTCGTCGCCCTCAGAGCTGTCGGATGGCACATTCTCTGTCACATCAGCTTATTCGAGCGCCCCGGACGGTAGTCCTCCCCCCGCTCCTCTGCCGGCCTCAGAGATTCCGATGGAAGAGACTGTTCCAGGCCAACTCTCCACTGGGGCCCCTGAGGCCCCCCTGTTCCTCATGGACTGTGAAACCACCAACTCCCAAAGGCCAGCACCCTCACCGCCTCCTCTCCGACCAACCACCGAAGGGGGGACTGCTCCTGAGGAAGCAGACGGCCCACTGGCCGTGGACGTGATCCCG GTGGACATGATCTCACTGGCCAAGCAGATCATTGACGCCACACCAGAGCGGATTAAACGAGAGGACTTCACGGGGCTGCCCGAGGCTGGAGCACCAATGAGGGAGCGGACAGGGGCCCTGGGGCTCAGCGAGACCATGTCCTGGCTGGCCAGCTACCTGGAGAACGTGGACCATTTCCCCAGCTCAGCCCCGCCCAG CGAACTGCCCTTCGAGCGTGGTCGCCTGGCCGTCCCTCCCGCCCCTTCCTGGGCAGAGTTTCTGTCCGCTTCTGCCAGCGGCAAGATGGAGAGCGACTTCGCCCTGCTAACGCTGTCGGATCACGAGCAGCGGGAGCTGTACGAGGCGGCTCGAGTCATCCAGACGGCCTTCCGGAAGTACAAG GGCCGGAGGCTGAAGGAGCAGCAGGAGGTGGCGGCTGCAGTGATCCAGCGCTGCTACCGGAAGTACAAGCAG TTTGCGCTGTACAAGAAGATGACCCAGGCGGCCATCCTGATCCAGAGCAAGTTCCGGAGCTACTATGAGCAGAAGCGGTTTCAGCAGAGCCGCCGGGCGGCCGTGCTCATCCAGCAGCACTACCGCTCCTACCGCCGCCGGCCCGCAGGCAGCCTGCCCGCCCGCACCAG CAGGGGCTCCTTTCTCACCAAGAAGCAGGACCAGGCAGCCCGGAAGATCATGAGATTCCTGCGGCGCTGCCGGCACAG GATGAGGGAACTGAAGCAGAACCAGGAGCTGGAAGGGCTCCCCCAGCCCGGACTGGCCACCTGA
- the CAMTA2 gene encoding calmodulin-binding transcription activator 2 isoform X5, with translation MAAAAVTRGTPGDSPSPRPLRPGVILPPGALNMNTKDTTEVAENSHHLKIFLPKKLLECLPRCPLLPPERLRWNTNEEIASYLITFEKHDEWLSCAPKTRPQNGSIILYNRKKVKYRKDGYLWKKRKDGKTTREDHMKLKVQGMENPDIVLVHYLNVPALEDCGKGCSPMFCSISGDRREWLKWPREELLGQLKPMFHGIKWSCGNGTEEFSVEQLVQQILDSHPTKPAPRTHACLCSGGLGSGSLTHKCSSTKHRIISPKVEPRALTLTSVSHPHPPEPPPLIAPLPPELPKAHTSPSSSSSSSSSSSGFAEPLEIRPSPPTSRGASSRGGTAILLLTGLEQRTGGLTPTRHLAPQADPRPSVSLAVVVGSEPPAPPAPPSPAFDPDRFLNSPQRGQTYGGGQGVSPDFPEAEAAHTPCPALEPAAALEPQAAARGPPPPPGAGGRRGNRFFIQDDGSGEELKAQGAAPPAPSPPPSPPPSPAPLEPAGRGGRGEALFGGAAGASELEPFGLSSFPDLMGELISDEAPGAPAPAAPLSPALSSITDFSPEWSYPEGGVKVLITGPWTEAAEHYSCVFDHIAVPGSLVQPGVLRCYCPAHEVGLVSLQVAGREGPLSTSVLFEYRARRFLSLPSTQLDWLSLDDNQFRMSILERLEQMEKRMADLAAAGQAPCRSPAVPPIQDEGQGPGFEARVVVLVESMIPRSTWRGPERLAHGSPFRGMSLLHLAAAQGYARLIETLSQWRSVGTGSLDLEQEADPLNVDHFSCTPLMWACALGHLEAAVLLFRWNRQALSIPDSLGRLPLSVAQSRGHVRLARCLEELQRQEASLEPPLALSPPSSSPDTGLSGVSSPSELSDGTFSVTSAYSSAPDGSPPPAPLPASEIPMEETVPGQLSTGAPEAPLFLMDCETTNSQRPAPSPPPLRPTTEGGTAPEEADGPLAVDVIPVDMISLAKQIIDATPERIKREDFTGLPEAGAPMRERTGALGLSETMSWLASYLENVDHFPSSAPPSELPFERGRLAVPPAPSWAEFLSASASGKMESDFALLTLSDHEQRELYEAARVIQTAFRKYKGRRLKEQQEVAAAVIQRCYRKYKQFALYKKMTQAAILIQSKFRSYYEQKRFQQSRRAAVLIQQHYRSYRRRPAGSLPARTSRGSFLTKKQDQAARKIMRFLRRCRHRMRELKQNQELEGLPQPGLAT, from the exons ATGGCCGCTGCCGCCGTCACCCGCGGGACCCCGGGAG actccccctccccccggcctcTCAGGCCGGGGGTGATCTTGCCCCCTGGAGCCCTCAACATGAATACCAAGGACACCACCGAGGTTGCTG AGAACAGCCACCACCTGAAGATCTTTCTCCCCAAGAAGCTGCTGGAGTGTCTTCCTCGCTGTCCGCTGCTGCCTCCAGAGCGGCTTCGCTGGAATACAAATGAG GAGATTGCGTCCTATTTGATCACCTTTGAGAAGCATGACGAGTGGCTGTCCTGTGCCCCAAAGACAAG GCCTCAGAACGGCTCCATTATCCTCTACAACCGCAAGAAGGTGAAGTACCGGAAGGATGGTTACCTCTGGAAGAAGCGCAAGGACGGGAAGACCACCCGCGAGGACCACATGAAGCTGAAAGTCCAGGGCATGGAG AACCCTGACATCGTGCTTGTGCACTACCTGAACGTCCCAGCTCTGGAGGACTGCGGAAAGGGCTGCAGCCCCATGTTTTGCTCCATCAGCGGCGACCGTCGCGAGTGGCTGAAGTGGCCCCGGGAGGAGCTGCTGGGGCAGCTGAAGCCCATGT TTCACGGCATCAAGTGGAGCTGTGGGAACGGCACAGAGGAGTTCTCCGTAGAGCAGCTGGTGCAGCAGATCCTGGACAGCCACCCGACCAAGCCCGCACCCCGAACCCACGCCTGCCTCTGCAGTGGAGGCCTCG GTTCCGGGAGCCTCACCCACAAATGCAGCAGCACGAAACACCGCATCATCTCTCCCAAAGTGGAGCCCCGAGCTTTAACCCTGAcctctgtctcccacccccacccccctgagcCTCCTCCGCTGATCGCCCCTCTTCCCCCAGAGCTCCCCAAGGCACAtacttccccttcttcttcctcctcctcttcctcctcttcctcaggcTTTGCGGAACCCCTAGAGATCAGACCTAGCCCACCCACCTCTCGAGGGGCGTCATCCAGAGGAGGCACTGCAATCCTCCTCCTGACGGGACTGGAGCAGCGCACTGGGGGCTTGACGCCCACCAGGCACTTGGCCCCCCAGGCTGACCCCAGGCCTTCCGTGAGCTTGGCCGTAGTTGTAGGTTCCgagccccctgccccaccagctCCTCCCAGCCCTGCTTTCGACCCCGATCGTTTTCTCAACAGCCCCCAGAGGGGCCAGACATACGGAGGGGGCCAGGGGGTGAGCCCGGACTTCCCCGAGGCAGAGGCCGCCcacaccccctgccctgccctagAACCCGCTGCTGCCCTGGAGCCCCAGGCGGCTGCTCGGGGTCCCCCTCCACCGCCAGGAGCAGGTGGGAGAAGAGGAAACCGTTTCTTTATTCAAGATGACGGTAGCGGGGAGGAGCTCAAGGCCCAGGGGGCTGCCCCACCCGCACCTTCACCCCCTCCTTCGCCCCCACCTTCACCTGCCCCCTTGGAGCCagcaggcaggggaggcagaggggaggcctTGTTTGGAGGAGCTGCTGGGGCCAGCGAACTGGAGCCCTTCGGTCTCTCGTCATTCCCTGACCTCATGGGAGAGCTCATCAGCGACGAGgctccaggcgcccctgccccagCCGCCCCGCTCTCTCCTGCTCTTAGCAGCATCACGGACTTCTCCCCAGAGTGGTCCTACCCGGAG GGTGGGGTCAAGGTGCTCATCACAGGTCCCTGGACTGAGGCCGCCGAGCATTACTCCTGTGTCTTTGATCACATCGCGGTGCCAGGCTCACTCGTCCAGCCTGGCGTCTTGCGCTGCTACTGTCCTG cccatGAGGTGGGGCTGGTGTCTTTGCAGGTGGCGGGGCGGGAGGGGCCCCTTTCCACCTCTGTGCTCTTTGAGTATCGAGCCCGCCGATTCCTGTCACTGCCTAGTACTCAGCTTGACTGGTTGTCTCTGGACG ACAACCAGTTCCGGATGTCCATCCTGGAGCGGCTGGAGCAGATGGAGAAACGGATGGCCGACCTGGCAGCAGCCGGGCAGGCTCCCTGCCGCAGTCCTGCCGTGCCTCCGATTCAG GACGAAGGCCAGGGACCCGGGTTCGAGGCCCGTGTGGTGGTCTTGGTAGAGAGCATGATCCCTCGCTCCACCTGGAGGGGTCCTGAACGTCTGGCCCACGGAAGCCCCTTCCGGGGCATGAGCCTCCTGCACCTGGCTGCCGCCCAGGGCTACGCCCGCCTCATCGAGACCCTGAGCCAGTGGcg GAGCGTGGGGACAGGGAGCCTGGACTTAGAGCAAGAGGCTGACCCGCTCAACGTGGACCACTTCTCTTGCACCCCTCTG ATGTGGGCCTGTGCTCTGGGACACCTGGAAGCCGCCGTGCTCCTCTTCCGCTGGAACAGACAGGCGCTGAGCATTCCCGACTCACTGGGCCGGCTGCCCCTGTCCGTGGCACAGTCCCGGGGCCACGTGCGCCTCGCCCGCTGCCTGGAAGAGCTGCAGAGACAGGAAGCTTCGCTGGAGCCCCCACTTGCCCTGTcgcccccctcctccagcccagaCACTG GGCTGAGCGGGGTCTCGTCGCCCTCAGAGCTGTCGGATGGCACATTCTCTGTCACATCAGCTTATTCGAGCGCCCCGGACGGTAGTCCTCCCCCCGCTCCTCTGCCGGCCTCAGAGATTCCGATGGAAGAGACTGTTCCAGGCCAACTCTCCACTGGGGCCCCTGAGGCCCCCCTGTTCCTCATGGACTGTGAAACCACCAACTCCCAAAGGCCAGCACCCTCACCGCCTCCTCTCCGACCAACCACCGAAGGGGGGACTGCTCCTGAGGAAGCAGACGGCCCACTGGCCGTGGACGTGATCCCG GTGGACATGATCTCACTGGCCAAGCAGATCATTGACGCCACACCAGAGCGGATTAAACGAGAGGACTTCACGGGGCTGCCCGAGGCTGGAGCACCAATGAGGGAGCGGACAGGGGCCCTGGGGCTCAGCGAGACCATGTCCTGGCTGGCCAGCTACCTGGAGAACGTGGACCATTTCCCCAGCTCAGCCCCGCCCAG CGAACTGCCCTTCGAGCGTGGTCGCCTGGCCGTCCCTCCCGCCCCTTCCTGGGCAGAGTTTCTGTCCGCTTCTGCCAGCGGCAAGATGGAGAGCGACTTCGCCCTGCTAACGCTGTCGGATCACGAGCAGCGGGAGCTGTACGAGGCGGCTCGAGTCATCCAGACGGCCTTCCGGAAGTACAAG GGCCGGAGGCTGAAGGAGCAGCAGGAGGTGGCGGCTGCAGTGATCCAGCGCTGCTACCGGAAGTACAAGCAG TTTGCGCTGTACAAGAAGATGACCCAGGCGGCCATCCTGATCCAGAGCAAGTTCCGGAGCTACTATGAGCAGAAGCGGTTTCAGCAGAGCCGCCGGGCGGCCGTGCTCATCCAGCAGCACTACCGCTCCTACCGCCGCCGGCCCGCAGGCAGCCTGCCCGCCCGCACCAG CAGGGGCTCCTTTCTCACCAAGAAGCAGGACCAGGCAGCCCGGAAGATCATGAGATTCCTGCGGCGCTGCCGGCACAG GATGAGGGAACTGAAGCAGAACCAGGAGCTGGAAGGGCTCCCCCAGCCCGGACTGGCCACCTGA
- the CAMTA2 gene encoding calmodulin-binding transcription activator 2 isoform X2 produces the protein MAAAAVTRGTPGDSPSPRPLRPGVILPPGALNMNTKDTTEVAENSHHLKIFLPKKLLECLPRCPLLPPERLRWNTNEEIASYLITFEKHDEWLSCAPKTRPQNGSIILYNRKKVKYRKDGYLWKKRKDGKTTREDHMKLKVQGMEPVSWQCLYGCYVHSSIVPTFHRRCYWLLQNPDIVLVHYLNVPALEDCGKGCSPMFCSISGDRREWLKWPREELLGQLKPMFHGIKWSCGNGTEEFSVEQLVQQILDSHPTKPAPRTHACLCSGGLGSGSLTHKCSSTKHRIISPKVEPRALTLTSVSHPHPPEPPPLIAPLPPELPKAHTSPSSSSSSSSSSSGFAEPLEIRPSPPTSRGASSRGGTAILLLTGLEQRTGGLTPTRHLAPQADPRPSVSLAVVVGSEPPAPPAPPSPAFDPDRFLNSPQRGQTYGGGQGVSPDFPEAEAAHTPCPALEPAAALEPQAAARGPPPPPGAGGRRGNRFFIQDDGSGEELKAQGAAPPAPSPPPSPPPSPAPLEPAGRGGRGEALFGGAAGASELEPFGLSSFPDLMGELISDEAPGAPAPAAPLSPALSSITDFSPEWSYPEGGVKVLITGPWTEAAEHYSCVFDHIAVPGSLVQPGVLRCYCPAHEVGLVSLQVAGREGPLSTSVLFEYRARRFLSLPSTQLDWLSLDDNQFRMSILERLEQMEKRMADLAAAGQAPCRSPAVPPIQDEGQGPGFEARVVVLVESMIPRSTWRGPERLAHGSPFRGMSLLHLAAAQGYARLIETLSQWRSVGTGSLDLEQEADPLNVDHFSCTPLMWACALGHLEAAVLLFRWNRQALSIPDSLGRLPLSVAQSRGHVRLARCLEELQRQEASLEPPLALSPPSSSPDTGLSGVSSPSELSDGTFSVTSAYSSAPDGSPPPAPLPASEIPMEETVPGQLSTGAPEAPLFLMDCETTNSQRPAPSPPPLRPTTEGGTAPEEADGPLAVDVIPVDMISLAKQIIDATPERIKREDFTGLPEAGAPMRERTGALGLSETMSWLASYLENVDHFPSSAPPSELPFERGRLAVPPAPSWAEFLSASASGKMESDFALLTLSDHEQRELYEAARVIQTAFRKYKGRRLKEQQEVAAAVIQRCYRKYKQFALYKKMTQAAILIQSKFRSYYEQKRFQQSRRAAVLIQQHYRSYRRRPAGSLPARTRGSFLTKKQDQAARKIMRFLRRCRHRMRELKQNQELEGLPQPGLAT, from the exons ATGGCCGCTGCCGCCGTCACCCGCGGGACCCCGGGAG actccccctccccccggcctcTCAGGCCGGGGGTGATCTTGCCCCCTGGAGCCCTCAACATGAATACCAAGGACACCACCGAGGTTGCTG AGAACAGCCACCACCTGAAGATCTTTCTCCCCAAGAAGCTGCTGGAGTGTCTTCCTCGCTGTCCGCTGCTGCCTCCAGAGCGGCTTCGCTGGAATACAAATGAG GAGATTGCGTCCTATTTGATCACCTTTGAGAAGCATGACGAGTGGCTGTCCTGTGCCCCAAAGACAAG GCCTCAGAACGGCTCCATTATCCTCTACAACCGCAAGAAGGTGAAGTACCGGAAGGATGGTTACCTCTGGAAGAAGCGCAAGGACGGGAAGACCACCCGCGAGGACCACATGAAGCTGAAAGTCCAGGGCATGGAG cctgtctCCTGGCAGTGTCTCTATGGCTGCTACGTTCACTCTTCCATCGTCCCCACATTCCATCGGCGCTGTTACTGGCTGCTCCAG AACCCTGACATCGTGCTTGTGCACTACCTGAACGTCCCAGCTCTGGAGGACTGCGGAAAGGGCTGCAGCCCCATGTTTTGCTCCATCAGCGGCGACCGTCGCGAGTGGCTGAAGTGGCCCCGGGAGGAGCTGCTGGGGCAGCTGAAGCCCATGT TTCACGGCATCAAGTGGAGCTGTGGGAACGGCACAGAGGAGTTCTCCGTAGAGCAGCTGGTGCAGCAGATCCTGGACAGCCACCCGACCAAGCCCGCACCCCGAACCCACGCCTGCCTCTGCAGTGGAGGCCTCG GTTCCGGGAGCCTCACCCACAAATGCAGCAGCACGAAACACCGCATCATCTCTCCCAAAGTGGAGCCCCGAGCTTTAACCCTGAcctctgtctcccacccccacccccctgagcCTCCTCCGCTGATCGCCCCTCTTCCCCCAGAGCTCCCCAAGGCACAtacttccccttcttcttcctcctcctcttcctcctcttcctcaggcTTTGCGGAACCCCTAGAGATCAGACCTAGCCCACCCACCTCTCGAGGGGCGTCATCCAGAGGAGGCACTGCAATCCTCCTCCTGACGGGACTGGAGCAGCGCACTGGGGGCTTGACGCCCACCAGGCACTTGGCCCCCCAGGCTGACCCCAGGCCTTCCGTGAGCTTGGCCGTAGTTGTAGGTTCCgagccccctgccccaccagctCCTCCCAGCCCTGCTTTCGACCCCGATCGTTTTCTCAACAGCCCCCAGAGGGGCCAGACATACGGAGGGGGCCAGGGGGTGAGCCCGGACTTCCCCGAGGCAGAGGCCGCCcacaccccctgccctgccctagAACCCGCTGCTGCCCTGGAGCCCCAGGCGGCTGCTCGGGGTCCCCCTCCACCGCCAGGAGCAGGTGGGAGAAGAGGAAACCGTTTCTTTATTCAAGATGACGGTAGCGGGGAGGAGCTCAAGGCCCAGGGGGCTGCCCCACCCGCACCTTCACCCCCTCCTTCGCCCCCACCTTCACCTGCCCCCTTGGAGCCagcaggcaggggaggcagaggggaggcctTGTTTGGAGGAGCTGCTGGGGCCAGCGAACTGGAGCCCTTCGGTCTCTCGTCATTCCCTGACCTCATGGGAGAGCTCATCAGCGACGAGgctccaggcgcccctgccccagCCGCCCCGCTCTCTCCTGCTCTTAGCAGCATCACGGACTTCTCCCCAGAGTGGTCCTACCCGGAG GGTGGGGTCAAGGTGCTCATCACAGGTCCCTGGACTGAGGCCGCCGAGCATTACTCCTGTGTCTTTGATCACATCGCGGTGCCAGGCTCACTCGTCCAGCCTGGCGTCTTGCGCTGCTACTGTCCTG cccatGAGGTGGGGCTGGTGTCTTTGCAGGTGGCGGGGCGGGAGGGGCCCCTTTCCACCTCTGTGCTCTTTGAGTATCGAGCCCGCCGATTCCTGTCACTGCCTAGTACTCAGCTTGACTGGTTGTCTCTGGACG ACAACCAGTTCCGGATGTCCATCCTGGAGCGGCTGGAGCAGATGGAGAAACGGATGGCCGACCTGGCAGCAGCCGGGCAGGCTCCCTGCCGCAGTCCTGCCGTGCCTCCGATTCAG GACGAAGGCCAGGGACCCGGGTTCGAGGCCCGTGTGGTGGTCTTGGTAGAGAGCATGATCCCTCGCTCCACCTGGAGGGGTCCTGAACGTCTGGCCCACGGAAGCCCCTTCCGGGGCATGAGCCTCCTGCACCTGGCTGCCGCCCAGGGCTACGCCCGCCTCATCGAGACCCTGAGCCAGTGGcg GAGCGTGGGGACAGGGAGCCTGGACTTAGAGCAAGAGGCTGACCCGCTCAACGTGGACCACTTCTCTTGCACCCCTCTG ATGTGGGCCTGTGCTCTGGGACACCTGGAAGCCGCCGTGCTCCTCTTCCGCTGGAACAGACAGGCGCTGAGCATTCCCGACTCACTGGGCCGGCTGCCCCTGTCCGTGGCACAGTCCCGGGGCCACGTGCGCCTCGCCCGCTGCCTGGAAGAGCTGCAGAGACAGGAAGCTTCGCTGGAGCCCCCACTTGCCCTGTcgcccccctcctccagcccagaCACTG GGCTGAGCGGGGTCTCGTCGCCCTCAGAGCTGTCGGATGGCACATTCTCTGTCACATCAGCTTATTCGAGCGCCCCGGACGGTAGTCCTCCCCCCGCTCCTCTGCCGGCCTCAGAGATTCCGATGGAAGAGACTGTTCCAGGCCAACTCTCCACTGGGGCCCCTGAGGCCCCCCTGTTCCTCATGGACTGTGAAACCACCAACTCCCAAAGGCCAGCACCCTCACCGCCTCCTCTCCGACCAACCACCGAAGGGGGGACTGCTCCTGAGGAAGCAGACGGCCCACTGGCCGTGGACGTGATCCCG GTGGACATGATCTCACTGGCCAAGCAGATCATTGACGCCACACCAGAGCGGATTAAACGAGAGGACTTCACGGGGCTGCCCGAGGCTGGAGCACCAATGAGGGAGCGGACAGGGGCCCTGGGGCTCAGCGAGACCATGTCCTGGCTGGCCAGCTACCTGGAGAACGTGGACCATTTCCCCAGCTCAGCCCCGCCCAG CGAACTGCCCTTCGAGCGTGGTCGCCTGGCCGTCCCTCCCGCCCCTTCCTGGGCAGAGTTTCTGTCCGCTTCTGCCAGCGGCAAGATGGAGAGCGACTTCGCCCTGCTAACGCTGTCGGATCACGAGCAGCGGGAGCTGTACGAGGCGGCTCGAGTCATCCAGACGGCCTTCCGGAAGTACAAG GGCCGGAGGCTGAAGGAGCAGCAGGAGGTGGCGGCTGCAGTGATCCAGCGCTGCTACCGGAAGTACAAGCAG TTTGCGCTGTACAAGAAGATGACCCAGGCGGCCATCCTGATCCAGAGCAAGTTCCGGAGCTACTATGAGCAGAAGCGGTTTCAGCAGAGCCGCCGGGCGGCCGTGCTCATCCAGCAGCACTACCGCTCCTACCGCCGCCGGCCCGCAGGCAGCCTGCCCGCCCGCACCAG GGGCTCCTTTCTCACCAAGAAGCAGGACCAGGCAGCCCGGAAGATCATGAGATTCCTGCGGCGCTGCCGGCACAG GATGAGGGAACTGAAGCAGAACCAGGAGCTGGAAGGGCTCCCCCAGCCCGGACTGGCCACCTGA